A single genomic interval of Streptomyces sp. 1222.5 harbors:
- a CDS encoding S-methyl-5'-thioadenosine phosphorylase has protein sequence MANAEIGVIGGSGFYSFLDDVTEVEVDTPYGPPSDSLFLGEIAGRRVAFLPRHGRGHHLPPHRINYRANLWALRSVGVRQVLGPCAVGGLRPEYGPGTLLVPDQFVDRTKSRMQTYFDGLPLPDGTVPNVVHVSVADPYCPTGRSAALKAARGRDWEPVDGGTLVVVEGPRFSTRAESLWHQAQGWSVVGMTGHPEAALARELELCYTSMTLVTDLDAGAESGEGVSHEEVLRVFAANVDRMRGVLFDAVAALPETGARDCLCVNALGGMDPGFELP, from the coding sequence ATGGCGAACGCAGAGATCGGCGTAATCGGCGGCTCGGGCTTCTACTCGTTCCTCGACGACGTGACCGAGGTCGAGGTGGACACCCCTTACGGGCCGCCCAGCGACTCCCTCTTCCTCGGCGAGATCGCCGGCCGGCGGGTCGCCTTCCTGCCCCGGCACGGCCGCGGCCACCACCTGCCGCCGCACCGCATCAACTACCGTGCCAACCTGTGGGCCCTGCGCTCGGTCGGGGTCCGCCAGGTCCTCGGCCCGTGCGCGGTGGGCGGCCTGCGCCCCGAGTACGGACCCGGCACGCTGCTGGTGCCCGACCAGTTCGTCGACCGTACGAAGTCCCGGATGCAGACCTACTTCGACGGACTGCCGCTGCCCGACGGCACCGTGCCGAACGTCGTGCACGTGTCCGTGGCCGACCCCTACTGCCCCACCGGCCGGTCCGCGGCGCTGAAGGCGGCGCGCGGGCGGGACTGGGAGCCGGTGGACGGCGGCACGCTGGTCGTCGTCGAGGGCCCGCGCTTCTCCACCCGCGCCGAATCGCTGTGGCACCAGGCACAGGGCTGGTCGGTCGTGGGCATGACCGGCCACCCGGAGGCGGCACTCGCCCGGGAACTGGAGCTGTGCTACACGTCGATGACCCTGGTCACCGACCTGGACGCGGGCGCGGAGAGCGGCGAGGGCGTCTCCCACGAGGAGGTGCTGCGCGTGTTCGCGGCCAACGTGGACCGGATGCGGGGCGTGCTGTTCGACGCGGTGGCGGCGCTGCCGGAGACCGGCGCGCGGGACTGTCTCTGCGTGAACGCGCTCGGCGGCATGGACCCGGGCTTCGAACTGCCTTAG
- a CDS encoding FmdB family zinc ribbon protein produces the protein MPTYQYQCTECGEGLEAVQKFTDDALTECPNCSGRLKKVFSAVGIVFKGSGFYRNDSRGSSSSSSPASKPSSSSSDAKPASSTSSTSSSSSSSSSSSASSPAA, from the coding sequence GTGCCGACGTACCAGTACCAGTGCACCGAGTGCGGCGAGGGCCTCGAGGCGGTGCAGAAGTTCACCGACGACGCCCTGACCGAGTGCCCCAACTGCAGCGGTCGCCTGAAGAAGGTGTTCTCTGCCGTCGGCATCGTCTTCAAGGGCTCCGGCTTCTACCGCAACGACTCGCGTGGCTCCTCGTCGAGCAGCAGCCCGGCGTCGAAGCCGAGCTCGTCGTCCTCCGACGCGAAGCCGGCCTCGTCGACGTCCTCGACGTCGTCGTCCTCCTCGTCCTCGTCGTCGAGCTCCGCCAGCAGCCCGGCCGCCTGA
- a CDS encoding P1 family peptidase, which produces MTVDALTDVAGLRVGHASRSGDGWLTGTTVVLAPEGGAVAAVDVRGGGPGTKETDALDPRNVVRTVDAVVLTGGSAYGLDAASGVMAWLEERGRGVPVGTDPAHVVPVVPAACVFDLGRGGDFRARPDAAMGRAAVEAAAASEPGARVPEGGVGAGTGAVAGGLKGGVGTASTVLGSGITVAALVVANAAGSALDPETGVLYGELYQGRVEYPRERVHEAARRRLAEAAADNAPPPLNTTLAVVATDADLSKAQAQKLAGTAHDGIARAVRPVHLLHDGDTVFALATGTRPLDAHPLALNEVLAAGADLVTRATVRAVRAAGSVDGPGGVWPSYGELYGTA; this is translated from the coding sequence ATGACAGTTGACGCATTGACGGACGTCGCCGGGCTGCGGGTGGGGCACGCCTCCCGCAGCGGTGACGGCTGGCTCACCGGCACCACGGTCGTCCTCGCCCCGGAGGGCGGTGCCGTCGCCGCGGTGGACGTGCGCGGCGGTGGGCCCGGCACCAAGGAGACGGACGCGCTCGACCCGCGCAATGTGGTGCGGACGGTCGACGCCGTCGTCCTCACCGGAGGCAGCGCCTACGGGCTCGACGCCGCGTCCGGTGTGATGGCGTGGTTGGAAGAGCGGGGGCGCGGGGTGCCGGTGGGGACCGACCCGGCGCACGTCGTGCCGGTGGTGCCGGCCGCGTGCGTCTTCGATCTGGGGCGCGGTGGCGACTTCCGCGCGAGGCCCGACGCGGCCATGGGCCGTGCGGCGGTGGAGGCCGCAGCGGCGAGCGAGCCGGGCGCCCGGGTGCCCGAGGGAGGCGTGGGCGCCGGGACGGGCGCCGTGGCCGGCGGCCTCAAGGGCGGGGTGGGCACCGCGAGCACGGTGCTCGGCTCGGGGATCACCGTGGCCGCCCTGGTGGTCGCGAACGCCGCGGGGTCCGCGCTGGACCCCGAAACGGGGGTGCTGTACGGGGAGTTGTACCAGGGGCGGGTGGAGTATCCGCGGGAGCGGGTGCACGAGGCCGCGCGCCGGCGGCTGGCGGAGGCGGCCGCGGACAACGCGCCGCCGCCGCTCAACACGACGCTCGCGGTGGTCGCGACCGACGCGGACCTCTCCAAGGCGCAGGCGCAGAAGCTCGCCGGCACGGCACACGACGGGATCGCGCGCGCCGTGCGGCCGGTGCACCTGCTGCACGACGGGGACACGGTGTTCGCGCTGGCGACCGGCACCCGCCCGCTCGACGCGCACCCGTTGGCGCTCAACGAGGTCCTGGCGGCCGGCGCGGACCTCGTGACGCGTGCGACAGTGCGGGCCGTCCGCGCCGCCGGGTCGGTCGACGGGCCGGGCGGAGTGTGGCCGTCGTACGGGGAGTTGTACGGCACGGCGTAG
- a CDS encoding Ig-like domain-containing protein produces the protein MATPDIRARRVLGACAALVVGALTLTACGGDASAESNDGKGGKGSADTSTAKIAISAKDGSTGASINATGVKASGGRLTGVKMTVAGSGQAVPGSISADGGSWKPKQQLERGTKYEINATAKDADGRTAAANSIFTTVSKANSFIGTYTPDDGATVGAGMPVSFTFDRSITDKKAVQSHITVSSSSGQQVAGHWFGDERLDFRPQDYWKAGSKVTMKIDLDGVQGAKGVYGAQKKTVSFTVGRSQVSTVDVRTQTMTVVRDGRTVKSVPISAGSAEHTTYNGRMVISEKFTQTRMNGSTVGFGGEYDIPDVPHAMRLTSSGTFIHGNYWYDKGNPPFGRQGTSHGCVGLADVQGAQGDTTAKWFFDNSLVGDVVIVKNSPDTTVAPDNGLNGWNMSWRAWTAGSAV, from the coding sequence GTGGCAACGCCGGACATTCGAGCGCGGCGCGTACTGGGGGCCTGTGCCGCCCTGGTGGTCGGCGCCCTCACCCTGACCGCCTGTGGAGGCGACGCCAGCGCCGAGAGCAACGACGGCAAGGGCGGCAAGGGTTCCGCCGACACGTCGACGGCGAAGATCGCGATATCGGCCAAGGACGGTTCGACCGGCGCGTCCATCAACGCGACCGGGGTGAAGGCCAGCGGCGGCAGGCTCACCGGCGTGAAGATGACCGTGGCGGGGTCGGGTCAGGCCGTGCCGGGGTCGATCTCGGCGGACGGCGGCAGCTGGAAGCCGAAGCAGCAGCTGGAGCGCGGGACGAAGTACGAGATAAACGCGACCGCGAAGGACGCCGACGGGCGTACGGCCGCGGCCAACTCCATCTTCACGACCGTCTCGAAGGCGAACAGCTTCATCGGCACCTACACGCCGGACGACGGCGCGACGGTCGGCGCGGGCATGCCGGTGTCGTTCACCTTCGACAGGTCGATCACCGACAAGAAGGCCGTCCAGTCGCACATCACGGTCAGCTCCAGCAGCGGTCAGCAGGTGGCCGGGCACTGGTTCGGGGATGAGCGGCTGGACTTCCGGCCGCAGGACTACTGGAAGGCCGGCTCCAAGGTCACGATGAAGATCGACCTGGACGGGGTGCAGGGCGCGAAGGGCGTCTACGGGGCGCAGAAGAAGACCGTCTCCTTCACCGTGGGACGGTCGCAGGTCTCCACGGTCGACGTCCGCACGCAGACGATGACGGTGGTGCGGGACGGCAGGACGGTCAAGTCGGTGCCGATCTCCGCGGGCAGCGCGGAGCACACCACGTACAACGGCCGGATGGTGATCTCCGAGAAGTTCACGCAGACCCGGATGAACGGCTCGACGGTCGGTTTCGGCGGGGAGTACGACATCCCGGACGTGCCGCACGCGATGCGGCTGACGTCGTCGGGCACGTTCATCCACGGCAACTACTGGTACGACAAGGGCAACCCGCCGTTCGGACGGCAGGGCACCAGCCACGGCTGCGTCGGCCTCGCGGATGTGCAGGGCGCGCAGGGCGACACGACGGCCAAGTGGTTCTTCGACAACTCGCTCGTCGGCGACGTCGTGATCGTGAAGAACTCCCCGGACACGACCGTGGCGCCGGACAACGGCCTCAACGGCTGGAACATGTCCTGGAGGGCCTGGACCGCGGGAAGTGCCGTCTGA
- a CDS encoding DUF6227 family protein, whose amino-acid sequence MSVPYETAAYEPAESPESPEEHLARLLGRALNSFELPDEVIRRLDSALAHDSSLHSAHHCAGLHRETYRHTWLLADGAAVTLWELVHNTVPGGPAEHEVFADEEELQTATGRLGLPQDTPDFELPALMRLWSIPAPRHVFASQDSADHARRLLRRAENPDRPDAETAALLATATAHEITQAFGRPGRAGRAGLSYALYEHAFLLPDGDEVSLWEVEHTATPDGRHMCEVYMSEDAARGAMEQRAARRG is encoded by the coding sequence TTGAGCGTTCCGTACGAGACGGCAGCGTACGAACCAGCCGAGTCGCCCGAGTCTCCGGAGGAGCACCTCGCGCGGCTCCTCGGCCGTGCCCTGAACTCCTTCGAGCTGCCCGACGAGGTGATACGGCGGCTCGACAGCGCGCTCGCGCACGACAGTTCGCTGCACTCGGCGCACCACTGCGCGGGGCTGCACCGGGAGACGTACCGGCACACGTGGCTCCTCGCCGACGGCGCGGCCGTCACGCTGTGGGAGCTCGTCCACAACACGGTGCCGGGCGGCCCCGCGGAGCACGAGGTGTTCGCCGACGAGGAGGAGCTGCAGACGGCCACGGGACGGCTCGGGCTGCCGCAGGACACCCCGGACTTCGAGCTGCCCGCGCTGATGCGGCTGTGGTCGATCCCCGCGCCCCGGCACGTCTTCGCCTCGCAGGACTCGGCGGATCACGCGCGGCGGCTGCTGCGCCGCGCGGAGAACCCGGACCGGCCGGACGCGGAGACGGCGGCGCTGCTGGCGACGGCGACCGCGCACGAGATCACGCAGGCGTTCGGCCGCCCCGGGCGGGCCGGCCGCGCGGGACTGAGCTACGCGCTCTACGAGCACGCGTTCCTGCTGCCGGACGGCGACGAGGTGTCCCTGTGGGAGGTCGAGCACACGGCGACCCCCGACGGACGGCACATGTGCGAGGTGTACATGTCGGAGGACGCGGCGAGGGGCGCCATGGAGCAGCGCGCGGCACGCCGGGGGTAG
- the mscL gene encoding large conductance mechanosensitive channel protein MscL, with amino-acid sequence MSAKKEPSVWQGFKAFLMRGNVVDLAVAVVIGAAFTNIVNAVVKGVISPLVGAIGTQNLDHYSACLKPRCQVAPDGTVKSGVQILWGSVLGATLTFVITAAVVYFLMVLPMAKYLARQAARKAAREGTKEVLEVTELEVLKEIRDALVAQRGSGHYER; translated from the coding sequence GTGAGCGCGAAGAAGGAACCGAGCGTCTGGCAGGGCTTCAAGGCCTTCCTGATGCGCGGCAACGTCGTCGATCTGGCAGTCGCGGTGGTCATCGGCGCGGCCTTCACGAACATCGTCAACGCGGTGGTGAAGGGGGTCATCAGCCCGCTGGTCGGCGCGATCGGCACGCAGAACCTCGACCACTACAGCGCGTGTCTGAAGCCTCGGTGCCAGGTGGCCCCGGACGGTACGGTCAAGAGCGGGGTGCAGATCCTGTGGGGCTCGGTCCTCGGAGCGACTCTCACCTTCGTGATCACCGCGGCGGTCGTGTACTTCCTGATGGTCCTGCCGATGGCGAAGTACCTGGCCCGGCAGGCGGCCCGCAAGGCGGCGCGCGAGGGCACGAAGGAGGTCCTGGAGGTGACCGAGCTGGAGGTGCTCAAGGAGATCCGCGACGCCCTGGTCGCCCAGCGGGGATCCGGGCACTACGAGCGCTAG
- a CDS encoding MFS transporter, whose translation MESTVTTEPSRNPAAPSRPGYGQLLRTRGAWTFLLPGFAARQPFAMLTISIVLLVQHTTGSYGAAGAAAAATGVSMALFAPYSGRLADRYGQRAVLIPGVLVHTLAGLTLTALALAHAPLWALFLAAVPTGASVPQVGPMVRARWGVKLQGSPLMTTAAAFESVTDELTFVVGPLLATALCTAVTPSAGLVTEAALTLVGGLLFAAQKSTQPAVDANGEHARVGHASALRVPGVRVLIVTFLGIGSVFGGMQVSLAAFTESIGEPGLNGVLYGVFAAGNMLSGVACGAIAWKVAPQRRLVIGYAALALSASALWTAHSALLLAALGLLVGMCIAPSLITGYTLVDSLVPAGARTEAFTWLTGAVALGQAAAVTVAGQLEDRLWDGAGFLVPMAGTVLALVTLVALRSRLAAPHRNRTVARGVGHRVPVTVD comes from the coding sequence GTGGAATCCACGGTCACCACCGAGCCGTCGCGGAACCCGGCGGCACCGTCCCGCCCGGGCTACGGACAGCTGCTGCGCACCCGCGGCGCCTGGACGTTCCTGCTCCCCGGCTTCGCGGCACGCCAGCCGTTCGCCATGCTCACGATCTCGATCGTGCTGCTCGTGCAGCACACCACCGGTTCGTACGGCGCCGCCGGTGCCGCCGCGGCCGCCACCGGCGTCTCCATGGCGCTGTTCGCGCCGTACAGCGGCCGCCTGGCCGACCGCTACGGGCAGCGTGCGGTGCTGATCCCCGGCGTACTCGTGCACACCCTGGCGGGGCTGACCCTCACCGCGCTCGCGCTGGCGCACGCGCCCCTGTGGGCGCTGTTCCTCGCGGCCGTCCCGACCGGCGCCTCCGTGCCGCAGGTCGGCCCGATGGTCCGCGCGCGCTGGGGCGTGAAGCTCCAGGGATCGCCCCTGATGACCACCGCCGCGGCCTTCGAGTCGGTCACCGACGAGCTGACCTTCGTCGTCGGCCCGCTGCTCGCGACCGCCCTGTGCACCGCCGTGACCCCGTCGGCCGGCCTGGTCACCGAGGCGGCCCTGACCCTCGTCGGCGGCCTGCTGTTCGCGGCGCAGAAGAGCACGCAGCCGGCGGTGGACGCCAACGGCGAGCACGCGCGCGTGGGGCACGCCTCCGCCCTGCGCGTCCCCGGCGTGCGCGTGCTGATCGTCACCTTCCTCGGCATCGGCTCCGTCTTCGGCGGCATGCAGGTGTCGCTGGCCGCGTTCACCGAGTCGATCGGCGAACCGGGTCTGAACGGCGTCCTGTACGGCGTCTTCGCCGCGGGCAACATGCTGTCCGGCGTCGCCTGCGGCGCGATCGCCTGGAAGGTCGCCCCGCAGCGGCGCCTGGTCATCGGCTACGCGGCCCTCGCACTGAGCGCGTCCGCCCTGTGGACCGCGCACTCGGCGCTGCTGCTCGCGGCGCTCGGCCTGCTGGTCGGCATGTGCATCGCACCGTCGCTGATCACCGGCTACACGCTGGTCGACAGCCTGGTCCCGGCCGGCGCCCGGACCGAGGCCTTCACCTGGCTGACCGGTGCGGTCGCGCTCGGTCAGGCCGCCGCCGTCACCGTCGCCGGACAACTGGAGGACCGGCTCTGGGACGGCGCGGGATTCCTGGTGCCGATGGCCGGCACGGTGCTCGCCCTGGTCACCCTGGTGGCGCTGCGCTCCCGGCTGGCCGCCCCGCACCGGAACCGCACCGTCGCACGTGGCGTCGGTCACCGCGTGCCGGTGACGGTGGACTGA
- a CDS encoding potassium/proton antiporter, whose amino-acid sequence MTVHHLNQLLLVCSVVLLVAVAAVRVSSRSGLPSLLVYLGIGVLMGQDGIGDIHFNSAEVTQVMGYAALVVILAEGGLGTKWKEVRPVLKSASVLATAGVAISVGVTAAGAHYLVGLEWRQALIIGAVVSSTDAAAVFSVLRRIPLPARVTGTLEAESGFNDAPVVILVVAFSQAGPVEHWYNLVGEIALELAIGAAIGLAVGLIGAWGLRHVALPASGLYPIAVMAIAVTAYAAGALAHGSGFLAVYLASVVLGNAKLPHWPATRGFAEGLGWIAQIGMFVVLGLLVTPHELGDDVLPALVIGLVLTMVARPLSVVLSLAPFRVPWQEQVLMSWAGLRGAVPIILATIPMVNGVAGSRRIFNIVFVLVVVYTLVQGPTLPWLARTLRLGEKGEASDLGIESAPLERLRGHLLSIAIPEGSRMHGVEVGELRLPPGAAVTLVVREEKSFVPLPSTVLRRGDELLVVATDPVRDAAERRLRAVAHGGKLAGWLGTDGADAGR is encoded by the coding sequence CTGACTGTCCACCACCTCAACCAGCTCCTGCTCGTCTGCTCCGTCGTGCTGCTCGTGGCCGTCGCGGCCGTCCGGGTCTCGTCCCGCAGCGGGCTCCCCAGCCTGCTCGTCTACCTCGGCATCGGCGTCCTCATGGGACAGGACGGCATCGGGGACATCCACTTCAACAGCGCCGAAGTGACCCAGGTCATGGGATACGCGGCCCTGGTCGTGATCCTCGCCGAGGGCGGCCTGGGCACGAAGTGGAAGGAGGTCCGGCCGGTCCTGAAGTCCGCCTCCGTCCTCGCGACGGCGGGCGTCGCGATCAGCGTCGGCGTCACCGCGGCGGGCGCGCACTATCTGGTCGGACTGGAGTGGCGGCAGGCGCTCATCATCGGCGCGGTGGTGTCGTCCACGGACGCGGCGGCGGTCTTCTCCGTACTGCGCAGAATTCCCCTCCCCGCGCGCGTGACGGGCACGCTGGAGGCGGAGTCCGGCTTCAACGACGCACCGGTGGTCATCCTGGTCGTCGCCTTCTCCCAGGCCGGCCCGGTCGAGCACTGGTACAACCTGGTCGGCGAGATAGCGCTGGAACTGGCCATCGGGGCGGCGATCGGACTGGCGGTGGGCCTGATCGGGGCCTGGGGCCTGCGGCACGTGGCCCTGCCCGCCTCGGGCCTGTACCCCATCGCCGTGATGGCGATCGCCGTCACCGCGTACGCCGCCGGCGCCCTGGCGCACGGCAGCGGCTTCCTCGCCGTCTATCTGGCCTCGGTGGTGCTCGGCAACGCCAAGCTGCCCCACTGGCCGGCCACGCGCGGTTTCGCCGAGGGGCTCGGCTGGATCGCGCAGATCGGCATGTTCGTCGTGCTCGGCCTGCTGGTCACCCCGCACGAGCTGGGCGACGACGTCCTGCCCGCGCTGGTCATCGGACTGGTCCTGACCATGGTCGCCCGCCCCCTGAGCGTGGTCCTCAGCCTCGCCCCGTTCCGGGTGCCGTGGCAGGAGCAGGTCCTGATGTCGTGGGCGGGACTGCGCGGCGCCGTGCCCATCATCCTGGCCACCATCCCCATGGTGAACGGTGTCGCCGGCAGCCGCCGGATCTTCAACATCGTCTTCGTCCTGGTCGTCGTCTACACCCTGGTGCAGGGGCCGACGCTGCCCTGGCTGGCGCGCACGCTGCGGCTCGGCGAGAAGGGCGAGGCCTCCGACCTGGGCATCGAGTCGGCACCCCTGGAGCGGCTGCGCGGCCATCTGCTGTCCATCGCGATCCCCGAGGGCTCGCGGATGCACGGCGTGGAGGTCGGCGAGCTGAGACTGCCGCCGGGCGCCGCCGTCACGCTCGTCGTGCGCGAGGAGAAATCGTTCGTGCCACTGCCCTCCACCGTCCTCAGGCGGGGCGACGAGCTGCTGGTGGTCGCCACCGACCCGGTCCGCGACGCGGCGGAACGGCGCCTGCGCGCGGTGGCCCACGGCGGCAAGCTGGCGGGCTGGCTGGGCACCGACGGGGCCGACGCGGGGCGGTGA
- a CDS encoding penicillin acylase family protein, whose amino-acid sequence MPPNTTATTGDTATTGATPVKSGRKKGRKARLVVLVLVLAIIGGVAYGAYWSISTVRASFPQTKGSITLQGLSGPVDVKRDGYGIPQIYASSDADLFMAQGFVQAQDRFYEMDVRRHMTSGRLSEMFGKGQVDNDAFLRTLGWDRVAKEEYDTKLSASTKKYLQAYAKGVNAYLQGKDGEDISLEYAALGLTNDYKPEKWTPVDSVAWLKAMAWDLRGNMQDEIDRALMTSRLGPQQIQDLYPEYPYSRNKPIVQEGQYDKLTETFRQSGSTGTTGSTQGATGTSQGAAGSAGSTTSGATGSGLTSQLAGLYKVLDDVPTAVGVNGQGIGSNSWVVSGKYTITHKPLLANDPHLSASLPSVWYQMGLHCRAVSAKCQYDVTGYTFAGMPGVIIGHNAKIAWGMTNSGVDVTDLYLEKVTAGGYLYDGKIRPFKTREETIKVAGGKSKTIVVRQTRDGMPLLSDRDDELVQVGKKASVTTAAPDRGDGYGIALRWTALDAGTSMDAVFALDRAADWDGFRAAAGLFDVPSQNLIYADSEHIGYTLPGKIPTRSSVDDGAIPAPGWESKYKWTGFIKKDELPYEYDPERGYIVTANQAVVDKDKYPYTLTTDWGYGTRSQRITDLIESKIKDGGRISTDDMRQMQLDNSSEIAKLLVPKLLKINLDDADVRQAQKLLEGWDYTQDADSAAAAYFNAVWRNILKLGFGNKLPEEVRVKGQCLWVDKIDSTGPVDDDTKVRECGERDADQAQPDGGDRWFEVVRTLMDKPGSDWWKTPASGTRPKAENRDQLFARAMIDARWELTAKLGKDIDTWSWGRLHRLFLKNQTLGTEGPKFLQYVLNRGPWKLSGGESTVNASGWNAAGGYNVVWVPSMRMVVNLADLDKSKWINLTGASGHAFSAHYTDQTGMWAKGELLPWSFSDKAVGKSTSDTLVLKP is encoded by the coding sequence ATGCCCCCCAACACCACCGCCACAACGGGTGACACCGCCACAACCGGTGCCACGCCCGTCAAGTCCGGCAGGAAGAAGGGGCGCAAAGCCCGACTCGTCGTGCTGGTCCTGGTCCTGGCCATCATCGGAGGCGTCGCCTACGGGGCGTACTGGTCGATCAGCACGGTCCGCGCCTCCTTCCCGCAGACCAAGGGCTCGATCACGCTCCAGGGCCTGTCGGGACCGGTCGACGTGAAGCGGGACGGCTACGGCATCCCGCAGATCTACGCCTCCTCCGACGCGGACCTGTTCATGGCGCAGGGCTTCGTCCAGGCGCAGGACCGGTTCTACGAGATGGACGTGCGCCGGCACATGACGTCCGGGCGCCTGTCGGAGATGTTCGGCAAGGGCCAGGTCGACAACGACGCCTTCCTGCGCACCCTCGGCTGGGACCGCGTCGCGAAGGAGGAGTACGACACCAAGCTGTCGGCCTCCACGAAGAAGTACCTCCAGGCGTACGCCAAGGGGGTCAACGCCTACCTCCAGGGCAAGGACGGCGAGGACATCTCCCTGGAGTACGCGGCACTGGGTCTCACCAACGACTACAAGCCGGAGAAGTGGACCCCGGTCGACTCCGTCGCGTGGCTCAAGGCGATGGCCTGGGACCTGCGCGGCAACATGCAGGACGAGATCGACCGCGCCCTGATGACCAGCCGTCTGGGCCCGCAGCAGATCCAGGACCTCTATCCGGAGTACCCCTACAGCCGTAACAAGCCGATCGTGCAGGAAGGCCAGTACGACAAGCTGACCGAGACGTTCCGGCAGAGCGGCTCCACGGGCACCACCGGCAGCACCCAGGGCGCCACCGGCACCTCGCAGGGCGCCGCGGGCTCCGCCGGCTCCACCACCTCGGGCGCGACCGGATCGGGCCTCACGAGCCAGCTGGCGGGCCTGTACAAGGTGCTCGACGACGTCCCCACGGCCGTCGGCGTGAACGGCCAGGGAATCGGCTCCAACTCCTGGGTCGTGTCCGGGAAGTACACCATCACCCACAAGCCGCTGCTGGCCAACGACCCGCACCTGTCGGCGTCGCTGCCGTCCGTCTGGTACCAGATGGGCCTGCACTGCCGGGCCGTGTCCGCCAAGTGCCAGTACGACGTCACGGGCTACACCTTCGCCGGGATGCCCGGTGTGATCATCGGGCACAACGCGAAGATCGCCTGGGGCATGACCAACTCCGGCGTCGACGTCACCGACCTGTACCTGGAGAAGGTGACCGCGGGCGGCTATCTCTACGACGGCAAGATCCGCCCCTTCAAGACCCGCGAGGAGACCATCAAGGTCGCCGGCGGGAAGTCCAAGACCATCGTGGTCCGGCAGACCCGGGACGGGATGCCGCTGCTGTCCGACCGCGACGACGAACTGGTGCAGGTCGGCAAGAAGGCGTCCGTCACCACCGCCGCCCCCGACCGCGGCGACGGCTACGGCATCGCCTTGCGGTGGACCGCGCTCGACGCGGGCACCTCCATGGACGCCGTGTTCGCCCTCGACAGGGCGGCGGACTGGGACGGCTTCCGCGCGGCCGCCGGCCTGTTCGACGTGCCCTCGCAGAACCTGATCTACGCGGACAGCGAGCACATCGGCTACACCCTGCCCGGCAAGATCCCCACCCGTTCCTCCGTCGACGACGGCGCCATCCCGGCACCGGGCTGGGAATCGAAGTACAAGTGGACCGGCTTCATCAAGAAGGACGAGCTGCCCTACGAGTACGACCCCGAACGCGGCTACATCGTGACCGCCAACCAGGCCGTGGTCGACAAGGACAAGTACCCGTACACGCTCACCACCGACTGGGGCTACGGCACCCGCAGCCAGCGCATCACCGACCTGATCGAGTCCAAGATCAAGGACGGCGGCCGGATCTCCACGGACGACATGCGCCAGATGCAGCTGGACAACAGCAGCGAGATCGCCAAGCTCCTCGTGCCCAAGCTGCTGAAGATCAACCTGGACGACGCGGACGTCCGCCAGGCGCAGAAGCTCCTGGAGGGCTGGGACTACACCCAGGACGCCGACTCCGCGGCGGCCGCGTACTTCAACGCCGTCTGGCGCAACATCCTCAAGCTCGGCTTCGGCAACAAGCTGCCCGAGGAGGTGCGCGTCAAGGGACAGTGCCTGTGGGTCGACAAGATCGACAGCACCGGCCCGGTGGACGACGACACCAAGGTCCGCGAGTGCGGTGAGCGCGACGCCGACCAGGCGCAGCCGGACGGCGGCGACCGCTGGTTCGAGGTCGTGCGCACCCTGATGGACAAGCCCGGCAGCGACTGGTGGAAGACGCCGGCCTCGGGCACCCGCCCGAAGGCCGAGAACCGCGATCAGCTGTTCGCCCGCGCCATGATCGACGCCCGCTGGGAGCTGACCGCCAAGCTCGGCAAGGACATCGACACCTGGAGCTGGGGCCGGCTGCACCGCCTGTTCCTGAAGAACCAGACGCTCGGCACCGAGGGCCCCAAGTTCCTGCAGTACGTGCTGAACCGCGGCCCCTGGAAGCTCAGCGGCGGCGAGTCCACGGTCAACGCGAGCGGCTGGAACGCGGCCGGCGGCTACAACGTCGTCTGGGTGCCGTCGATGCGGATGGTGGTCAACCTCGCCGACCTCGACAAGTCCAAGTGGATCAACCTGACGGGCGCCTCCGGGCACGCCTTCAGCGCGCACTACACGGACCAGACGGGCATGTGGGCCAAGGGCGAGCTGCTGCCCTGGTCCTTCTCGGACAAGGCGGTCGGCAAGAGTACGAGCGACACCCTGGTGCTCAAGCCGTGA